From Catenulispora sp. GP43, one genomic window encodes:
- a CDS encoding ABC transporter ATP-binding protein — protein sequence MTMIAAAGLTKSYGSEPHRVPALRGVDVAIPQGTFTAVMGPSGSGKSTLLHCLSGLDTVDAGTVRIGAAEITALSERALTRLRRERVGFVFQAFNLLPTLTARENIVLPLELTGRRPESGHFDAVVELLGLADRLAHRPSELSGGQAQRVAMARALITRPDVVFADEPTGNLDRRTGRELLDLLRRSVSDLGQTVVMVTHDPAAAARTDRVLLLADGRMVDDLVEPSGAEILRRLDELDELDELDGTEVHPEPEASR from the coding sequence ATGACGATGATCGCCGCTGCCGGCCTCACGAAGAGCTACGGCTCCGAGCCCCACCGCGTCCCGGCGCTGCGCGGTGTGGACGTCGCGATCCCGCAGGGCACCTTCACCGCGGTGATGGGGCCCTCGGGATCCGGCAAGTCCACGCTGCTGCACTGCCTGTCGGGCCTGGACACCGTGGACGCCGGCACGGTCCGCATCGGTGCCGCCGAGATCACGGCCCTGTCGGAGCGCGCCCTGACCCGGCTGCGCCGCGAGCGCGTCGGCTTCGTGTTCCAGGCCTTCAACCTGCTGCCGACGCTGACGGCGCGGGAGAACATCGTGCTGCCGCTGGAACTCACCGGCCGCCGCCCCGAATCAGGGCACTTCGACGCGGTGGTCGAGCTCCTGGGCCTGGCCGACCGCCTGGCGCACCGGCCCTCGGAACTGTCCGGCGGCCAGGCGCAGCGGGTGGCGATGGCCCGCGCCCTGATCACCCGCCCCGACGTGGTCTTCGCCGACGAGCCCACCGGCAACCTCGACCGCCGCACCGGCCGCGAACTCCTGGACCTGCTGCGCCGCAGCGTGAGCGACCTCGGCCAGACGGTGGTGATGGTGACGCACGACCCGGCCGCCGCCGCGCGCACCGACCGGGTGCTCCTGCTCGCCGACGGACGCATGGTGGACGACCTCGTAGAACCTTCGGGGGCTGAGATCCTGCGCCGGCTGGATGAGCTGGATGAGCTGGATGAGCTGGACGGTACTGAGGTGCACCCCGAGCCCGAAGCGAGCCGCTGA
- a CDS encoding FtsX-like permease family protein, which produces MRILTVLGRGIAARKARGLATAGAVAAAAAFLASSYILTDTIDAGMKQQADSATAGVSAVVTDARGFGGSVLTGAPTLPASLVDRVRAVPGVVAADGVVEGYAMPLDREGHTTSSLGGIGLSIPADPRLRLVTLLTGRWPQGPDEVVVDADTAGSLHVASGATLRVALSSGVRSFTVAGTVGFGGAQNVAGLSVVGFDPAAASALLGSGNTVAAVEAVGAAGVDPAVLRARITKAVGGDYTVRTGAQQAAQLVSQVGTVTATIGAVLQVFAVVSVVVAALLIANIFAVTVAQRTRELALLRCVGAGRCQLARLVLAEASLIGLAGAAVGLPLGLAVTTGLRWGFDHFGLPLPAGPTVVAARTVILCFVVGPGISVLAAASAARRASRSRPLAALSAVTSADHAGRLSWWRGAAAVAAFLGGAALEAGAGAQGIAPAGLGSILILLGVGLAGPALVQPLTAVPRAIVAAVSGFCGRLAGRQMTREPRRVAGTAGTLAVAVATVSVVAAMAASLVSESEADVRRSLHADLVASTTAGSGATLDPGAAARIAALPAVAHVTGLSCGIFKTPGDSEKACGIDAATLPADVDPGVTAGRLADLVTPGTMAVSALAAQRDGWHLGQSIPITFPVGGTRSVRIAALYDNEQVLGAFLIPESDYLKAYPAQDQGFEEILIRTDPGRTAQARQAVATALAAYPQATLDDRAGFAVHAAQGFQLLATIMTALLALSLLIGILAVITSLALSVLERTREIGLLRAVGAEAGHIRTLIRGEALATVATGTATGVVLGLPIGWILARAVMDGHLPGPPSVPVPLLAVVVPATFATGLLAAVAPARRAVRIGVLRALRAE; this is translated from the coding sequence ATGCGCATCCTCACCGTCCTGGGCCGCGGAATCGCCGCCCGCAAGGCCCGCGGACTGGCCACCGCCGGAGCCGTCGCGGCGGCCGCCGCCTTCCTCGCGTCGAGCTACATCCTCACCGACACCATCGACGCCGGCATGAAACAGCAGGCTGATTCGGCGACCGCCGGCGTATCCGCGGTCGTCACCGACGCACGCGGCTTCGGCGGCTCGGTCCTGACCGGCGCGCCGACCCTGCCCGCGTCGCTCGTGGACCGGGTTCGCGCCGTGCCCGGTGTCGTGGCGGCCGACGGCGTCGTCGAGGGTTACGCGATGCCCCTGGACCGCGAAGGCCACACCACCTCCTCGCTCGGCGGTATCGGCCTGTCGATTCCCGCCGATCCGCGCCTGCGCCTGGTGACGCTGCTGACCGGCCGCTGGCCTCAGGGCCCTGACGAGGTCGTCGTCGACGCCGACACCGCCGGCAGCCTGCACGTCGCCTCCGGCGCGACCCTGCGCGTCGCGCTGTCCAGCGGCGTCCGGTCCTTCACCGTGGCCGGCACCGTCGGCTTCGGCGGCGCGCAGAACGTCGCCGGGCTCAGCGTCGTCGGCTTCGATCCGGCCGCCGCGTCCGCGCTGCTCGGCAGTGGGAACACCGTCGCCGCGGTCGAAGCGGTCGGCGCCGCCGGCGTCGATCCGGCGGTGCTGCGAGCGCGCATCACCAAGGCCGTCGGCGGCGACTACACCGTGCGCACCGGCGCGCAGCAGGCGGCGCAGTTGGTCAGCCAGGTCGGGACCGTGACCGCCACGATCGGTGCGGTGCTCCAGGTCTTCGCCGTCGTGTCCGTCGTGGTGGCGGCCCTGCTGATCGCGAACATCTTCGCCGTCACCGTCGCGCAGCGCACCCGCGAACTCGCCCTCCTGCGCTGCGTCGGCGCCGGACGCTGCCAACTGGCACGGCTCGTGCTCGCCGAAGCCTCCCTGATCGGCCTGGCCGGCGCGGCCGTCGGCCTGCCCCTGGGGCTCGCCGTGACCACCGGCCTGCGCTGGGGCTTCGACCACTTCGGGCTGCCGCTGCCGGCCGGCCCGACCGTCGTCGCGGCGCGCACGGTCATCCTGTGCTTCGTCGTCGGCCCCGGTATCTCGGTCCTCGCCGCCGCGTCAGCCGCACGCCGTGCTTCGCGCTCCCGTCCCCTGGCCGCCCTCAGCGCCGTGACCTCTGCCGATCACGCCGGGCGCCTGTCCTGGTGGCGAGGCGCGGCGGCGGTGGCCGCGTTCCTCGGCGGCGCCGCCCTGGAAGCCGGAGCGGGAGCGCAGGGCATCGCGCCGGCCGGGCTCGGCAGCATCCTGATTCTCCTCGGCGTCGGGCTGGCCGGCCCGGCGCTGGTGCAGCCGCTGACCGCCGTGCCCCGCGCCATCGTCGCTGCGGTATCAGGGTTCTGTGGCCGTCTCGCCGGGCGGCAGATGACGCGCGAGCCGCGCCGTGTGGCCGGAACCGCCGGCACCCTCGCCGTCGCCGTGGCCACCGTCTCCGTCGTCGCGGCGATGGCGGCGTCCCTGGTCTCCGAGAGCGAGGCCGACGTCCGCCGCTCGCTGCACGCCGACCTCGTCGCCTCGACCACCGCCGGCTCCGGCGCCACCCTCGACCCGGGCGCGGCGGCCAGGATCGCGGCGCTGCCCGCAGTGGCGCACGTGACCGGCCTGTCCTGCGGCATCTTCAAGACGCCCGGCGATTCGGAGAAGGCCTGCGGCATCGACGCCGCCACCCTGCCCGCCGACGTGGACCCCGGCGTGACCGCGGGCCGCCTCGCCGATCTCGTCACGCCCGGCACCATGGCGGTCAGCGCCCTCGCCGCTCAACGTGATGGCTGGCACCTCGGGCAGAGCATCCCGATCACCTTCCCGGTCGGGGGGACCCGCTCGGTCCGTATCGCAGCGCTCTACGACAACGAGCAGGTTCTGGGCGCCTTCCTGATCCCCGAATCCGATTACCTCAAGGCGTATCCGGCGCAGGATCAGGGCTTCGAGGAGATCCTGATCCGCACGGATCCGGGCCGGACCGCGCAAGCACGTCAGGCGGTCGCGACGGCGCTCGCCGCGTACCCGCAAGCCACCCTCGACGATCGTGCGGGCTTCGCGGTCCACGCGGCGCAGGGCTTCCAGCTGCTGGCGACCATCATGACCGCGCTGCTCGCGCTGAGCCTGCTGATCGGCATCCTGGCCGTCATCACCAGCCTGGCTCTGAGCGTTCTGGAACGGACCCGGGAGATCGGCCTGCTGCGCGCGGTCGGGGCCGAGGCGGGGCATATCCGGACCCTGATCCGCGGCGAGGCTTTGGCCACCGTCGCCACCGGGACGGCCACCGGCGTCGTGCTCGGCCTGCCGATCGGCTGGATCCTGGCGCGGGCCGTGATGGACGGCCACCTGCCGGGCCCGCCCTCGGTCCCGGTGCCGCTGCTCGCGGTGGTGGTGCCGGCGACGTTCGCCACCGGCCTGCTGGCGGCGGTCGCGCCGGCCCGCCGCGCCGTGCGGATCGGAGTCCTGCGGGCGCTGCGGGCCGAATGA